The following coding sequences lie in one Thalassoglobus polymorphus genomic window:
- a CDS encoding thiol-disulfide oxidoreductase DCC family protein yields the protein MSNSTEFEVFYDGDCPLCKREINLLKRWDKQQRIQFTNIAAENFSAEEIGIPFEDLMAEIYGRLPDGSTVKGVEVFRQLYSAVGFSWLVGLSRIPGISHLLSFGYFIFARNRLRLTGRCNKESCEV from the coding sequence ATGTCCAACTCAACCGAATTCGAAGTTTTCTACGACGGAGATTGCCCACTCTGTAAACGGGAGATCAATCTGCTGAAGCGCTGGGACAAACAGCAGCGTATCCAGTTCACAAACATTGCAGCCGAGAACTTCTCGGCTGAAGAAATTGGCATTCCCTTTGAGGATCTCATGGCTGAGATCTACGGACGCTTGCCCGATGGATCGACAGTCAAAGGTGTCGAAGTTTTTCGCCAACTCTATTCTGCAGTCGGCTTCTCATGGCTTGTCGGTCTCAGCAGAATTCCCGGAATTTCGCACCTGCTTAGCTTCGGATATTTCATCTTTGCTCGAAATAGATTACGACTCACAGGCCGTTGTAATAAAGAGAGTTGTGAAGTTTGA
- a CDS encoding ArsC family (seleno)protein — MATKKVDWYYRRSGCNTCKKMDAFLEANSIEAKETVSANKERLGPDAAMDLAKEVSKIIAARGKSVVEFKTKEADQELLEKHLVGPTGNLRSPVIRKGKTLFVGFNEEAFTGKLG; from the coding sequence ATGGCAACGAAAAAAGTTGACTGGTACTACCGCAGATCTGGCTGCAACACTTGCAAAAAGATGGACGCTTTCCTCGAAGCGAACTCCATTGAAGCCAAAGAAACTGTCAGTGCAAACAAAGAAAGACTTGGCCCCGATGCAGCGATGGACCTTGCCAAAGAAGTGAGCAAAATTATCGCAGCCCGAGGTAAATCGGTTGTCGAATTCAAAACAAAAGAGGCTGATCAGGAACTTTTAGAAAAACATCTTGTTGGCCCGACCGGGAATTTGCGGTCACCTGTCATACGCAAAGGAAAAACGTTGTTCGTCGGCTTCAACGAGGAAGCTTTCACCGGAAAGCTTGGGTAA